A genomic region of Colletotrichum destructivum chromosome 5, complete sequence contains the following coding sequences:
- a CDS encoding Putative ribonuclease P/MRP protein subunit Pop1, with the protein MSAAGPNQKPLKSAFANKRKQGPSGDNGSRPGNGRDVGNGGGGGGGWAQKRVKIRNDREIATQASDAALKDGELDLQAFLNAREFEIRALEESMRHTKSEATSRAFQQVPRGMRRRTASHNAKRVPKRLRRRALKEMAEDNTPVVVSKRRKPKTTRARIRAETAKRLGILAKKKRRNQLKAAKANAKGGGEQQEVPEKSKITISTRPPRPKIRRNQLNDPPQRKSKFRKRQINKTWLPTHLWHAKRARMTEPNSPLWRFAIPLTPNEKTYRATHRSQGEKGVVVWDTSYVSTIGLYGEAKGVEQVLRRLGVTQDSCWNDKGAKWRAGTRHWTGFVSREVKGTRRDVCPATIVWNPKAATEQVESEGGVQTDKIQRQVYVRVHPSAFLEVFNELLRLVKMQNPRLYIEDLRFEIGSIELTGPASTETLMGILHPYHTKEGSKEQHAEIFGGLAGVMNPASLPMNATLGFSVMDPRLRYPPRKVSQPNPDDEAEQIKSIELLASWPADVNLKPSGLFHRDVRASATRLPSQKSIDKRKGARTPGTLLDVSDADPPIPIILLASRSNGPQAQGNWTVLAPWRCIQPLWHSLVHFPLSSGGNPRFSGLNEMRQVAFERNLPCFPFDFLGTDAGAEWELEQRAKRKQQWERRPKSKRVAWESLDLGAGRKGEVGSGWACDIEILFRQKTTESQDVRSPDEMDMDAPSPEQEATSGPAPTTGDFLKTLHQLRKDAFRAHTSSPASNPLPPRSVINVKIAVLNRGVATSCARIYRLPSRPAPVHPASSAEVPATVPPPLTSVRGLPADLRNQWLATLPDQDQSPKNSGRPKQQKQTRLPANADMRTRKQMLAKTLITAPAAEYPPPKPNQTDMNGHPLVPDEADLIGFVTTGAYSLSEGRATAVGCLSAEKAAEALRDGGKVREETLCVVRNAGESIGWIARWEVV; encoded by the coding sequence ATGTCGGCAGCAGGTCCTAATCAGAAGCCCTTGAAGTCCGCCTTCGCCAACAAACGAAAACAGGGCCCCTCAGGCGACAATGGCTCACGACCCGGCAATGGCCGCGACGTAGGGaacggcggaggaggaggaggaggctgggCGCAGAAGCGCGTCAAGATCCGCAACGACAGAGAGATAGCTACGCAGGCCTCCGATGCCGCCCTCAAAGAtggcgagctcgacctccAGGCGTTTCTGAACGCGCGCGAGTTCGAGAtccgcgccctcgaggagaGCATGCGTCACACCAAGTCTGAGGCCACGAGCCGCGCCTTCCAGCAGGTGCCCCGCGGCATGCGCAGGCGAACCGCGAGCCACAACGCAAAGAGGGTGCCCAAACGGCTGCGCCGGCGGGCGCTcaaggagatggccgaggacaACACCCCCGTCGTGGTCTCGAAGCGCCGGAAgcccaagacgacgagggcgcgcATCCGggccgagacggccaagaGGTTGGGCATTctcgccaagaagaagcggagGAATCAACtgaaggccgccaaggcgaATGcaaagggcggcggcgagcagcaaGAGGTTCCGGAAAAGAGCAAAATCACCATCTCGACCCGCCCCCCGAGGCCAAAGATTCGGCGGAACCAGCTCAACGACCCTCCACAGCGCAAGTCCAAGTTCAGGAAGCGCCAGATCAACAAGACGTGGCTGCCCACGCATCTGTGGCACGCCAAGAGGGCGCGCATGACCGAGCCGAATAGCCCTCTGTGGAGGTTCGCCATACCCCTGACGCCCAACGAGAAGACTTACCGGGCGACGCATCGATCGCAGGGGGAGAAGGGTGTCGTTGTCTGGGATACTAGCTATGTTAGCACGATCGGACTCTAtggcgaggccaagggcgtgGAGCAAGTCCTGCGCAGGCTCGGCGTCACGCAGGATAGCTGCTGGAATGATAAGGGGGCGAAGTGGAGGGCAGGCACGCGACACTGGACCGGGTTCGTGAGCAGAGAAGTCAAGGGCACAAGGCGTGATGTCTGTCCGGCGACGATTGTCTGGAACCCGAAAGCGGCTACGGAGCAGGTTGAGTCCGAAGGGGGAGTGCAGACAGACAAGATCCAAAGACAGGTCTATGTCAGAGTGCACCCCTCAGCATTTCTCGAAGTCTTCAACGAGCTTCTCCGGCTGGTGAAGATGCAAAACCCTAGGTTATATATCGAAGATCTACGGTTCGAGATCGGCAGCATCGAGCTCACCGGCCCTGCATCAACAGAGACCCTCATGGGAATACTCCACCCTTACCACACAAAGGAAGGATCCAAGGAGCAGCATGCGGAGATCTTTGGGGGCCTGGCCGGTGTCATGAACCCGGCATCACTTCCCATGAACGCCACACTGGGATTCTCTGTCATGGACCCGCGACTTCGATACCCCCCGAGAAAAGTCAGCCAGCCCAACCCAGACGATGAAGCAGAGCAAATCAAGTCGATCGAGCTGCTGGCGAGCTGGCCAGCCGACGTTAACCTAAAGCCATCCGGCCTCTTCCATAGAGACGTGCGAGCCTCGGCTACGCGACTGCCATCGCAAAAGTCGATAGACAAGCGGAAAGGAGCGAGAACCCCAGGGACGCTCCTCGACGTATCCGACGCGGACCCACCCATTCCCATCATTTTACTTGCATCACGCTCAAACGGCCCCCAGGCCCAGGGAAACTGGACGGTCCTCGCACCCTGGCGGTGCATCCAACCGCTATGGCACAGCCTCGTCCACTTCCCCCTGAGCTCGGGTGGCAACCCGCGCTTCTCGGGCCTCAACGAGATGAGGCAGGTCGCGTTCGAACGCAACCTACCGTGTTTCCCCTTCGACTTCCTCGGCAccgacgccggtgccgagTGGGAGCTGGAGCAGCGGGCTAAGAGGAAGCAGCAGTGGGAGCGCCGGCCGAAGAGCAAGCGGGTCGCGTGGGAGTCGCTGGATCTGGGCGCCGGTCGCAAGGGTGAGGTCGGCAGCGGGTGGGCCTGCGACATAGAGATTCTGTTCCGGCAGAAGACGACTGAAAGCCAGGATGTACGATCGCCGGATGAAATGGACATGGACGCGCCCTCTCCTGAACAGGAGGCCACTTCGGGCCCTGCGCCGACTACAGGAGACTTCCTCAAGACGCTCCATCAACTCCGAAAAGACGCTTTCCGCGCGCACACGTCCTCGCCAGCGTCTAACCCGTTACCGCCCCGGTCCGTAATCAATGTCAAAATAGCAGTCCTCAACCGAGGCGTCGCCACATCCTGCGCGAGAATATATCGCCTGCCGTCACGACCCGCCCCCGTCCACCCGGCCTCCTCAGCGGAAGTCCCCGCAACGGTCCCACCGCCGCTAACATCAGTCCGCGGACTACCTGCCGACCTCCGCAACCAGTGGCTCGCGACGCTACCCGACCAGGATCAGTCGCCCAAAAACAGCGGCAGGCcgaagcagcagaagcagacgCGCCTGCCCGCAAATGCGGACATGCGAACCCGCAAGCAGATGCTGGCCAAGACGCTCATCACGGCGCCCGCGGCCGAGTACCCGCCCCCGAAGCCGAATCAGACGGATATGAACGGCCACCCGTTGGTGCCGGATGAGGCAGACCTGATCGGGTTCGTCACAACGGGGGCGTATTCGCTCAGCGAAGGGAGAGCCACGGCCGTGGGGTGTCTCTCTGCGGAGAAGGCTGCGGAGGCGCTGAGAGACGGCGGGAAGGTGAGGGAGGAAACACTGTGTGTCGTGCGCAACGCCGGGGAGAGCATCGGGTGGATTGCGCGGTGGGAAGTCGTTTGA
- a CDS encoding Putative cytochrome P450 yields MAEPVFIAAVAAVVAVLLRIAYLQLLPKPIPGVPHNKDSAGRLLGDAPYFKQYEKAARFRTRFFYDLVSKHKSPLAQFFPGPFARPFLVLADYREAQRLMSKQSKDLSRGFLNNVVWSFFLPNHFIAMEDSHPSFKKSKFLTKDLMTNNFLHTVSAPASHQAVSNFVKLWKQKAAIAQGLPFETTRDLEGLTYDIMMTAIFGKGEGEGMTMQQSQALLNDTVKTDGTAKVASFPPAADPEILQAHHDLNVSITGAFGSLFPRVFFFFEKFRPRTRRALATKRDFVQAEIGRSVAQLTANSPGGKPGNQLASAADYVISRERTAAETEGRQPVYDSMELNDMLWGYFGGGQDSTHSTLCFTVKNLGMHQGAQSELRRALRQAHHEAHTREPTVQEIIRTQVPYLDAFIEETLRLCSPAGAITKETACDTIVSGHAIPKGTPIMILLTGPTFTQSGVRPPEKLSEGGVSDWSCSEYPAEGFHPERWLRSDENGYVRYDNNAGPFLSFSTGPRGCWGKRLAYLELKLIVTLLVWNFEFLKLPAELEDDGLTEGLFTKPKSSLVSLKAITG; encoded by the exons ATGGCGGAGCCAGTCTTCATCGCTGCAGTCGCTGCGGTAGTCGCCGTTCTTCTTCGTATCGCATATCTCCAGCTCCTGCCGAAACCGATTCCCGGAGTTCCGCACAACAAGGACTCTGCCGGGCGCCTTCTGGGGGACGCTCCGTATTTCAAGCAGTACGAGAAGGCAGCGCGTTTCCGAACCAGGTTCTTCTACGACCTCGTCTCGAAGCACAAATCCCCCCTCGCCCAGTTCTTTCCCGGGCCTTTTGCTCGTCcgttcctcgtcctcgccgactATCGTGAGGCCCAGCGTCTGATGTCCAAGCAGAGCAAGGATCTGAGTCGGGGGTTTCTCAACAACGTTGTCTGGAGTTTCTTCCTGCCAAACCACTTCATCGCCATGGAGGACTCTCATCCGTCGTTCAAGAAGTCGAAGTTCCTCACAAAGGATTTGATGACCAACAACTTCCTTCATACG GTATCGGCCCCGGCCTCACACCAGGCCGTTTCGAACTTTGTAAAACTCTGGAAGCAAAAGGCCGCGATCGCCCAAGGGTTGCCTTTTGAAACCACGAGGGACCTTGAAGGCCTCACTTACGACATCATGATGACGGCCATCTttgggaagggagagggagaaggcATGACGATGCAGCAGTCCCAGGCATTGCTGAACGACACAGTCAAAACAGACGGTACCGCAAAGGTCGCGTCGTTtccgccggccgccgaccCCGAGATCCTCCAAGCCCACCATGACTTGAACGTCTCGATTACGGGGGCCTTCGGATCCCTTTTTCCCAGAGtatttttctttttcgaaAAGTTCCGCCCACGCACGCGCCGGGCGCTTGCCACGAAGCGAGACTTCGTCCAGGCCGAGATCGGCCGCTCTGTCGCGCAGTTGACGGCGAATAGCCCGGGGGGGAAGCCGGGCAACCAACTCGCGTCGGCGGCAGACTATGTCATTTCCCGCGAGAGAACGGCAGCCGAGACCGAGGGACGACAGCCCGTGTACGACAGCATGGAGTTAAACGATATGCTTTGGGGTTACTTTGGCGGCGGGCAGGATTCTACCCACAGCACGTTGTGCTTCACGGTGAAGAACCTCGGGATGCATCAGGGCGCCCAGTCCGAACTACGACGCGCTCTCCGTCAAGCCCACCACGAAGCACACACTCGGGAGCCCACCGTCCAAGAGATCATCAGGACGCAGGTGCCCTACCTGGATGCCTTTATCGAGGAAACTCTTCGCCTATGCAGTCCCGCCGGAGCCATCACGAAGGAAACGGCTTGCGATACGATAGTTTCCGGCCACGCCATCCCGAAGGGCACCCCAATAATGATCCTGCTCACGGGCCCGACGTTCACTCAGTCCGGGGTCCGGCCCCCGGAGAAGCTCTCGGAGGGCGGCGTCAGCGACTGGTCCTGCAGCGAGTACCCGGCCGAGGGCTTCCACCCGGAACGATGGCTGCGGAGCGACGAGAATGGTTATGTGAGATACGACAACAACGCCGGGCCCTTTTTGAGCTTCAGTACCGGCCCGAGGGGATGCTGGGGGAAGCGGCTGGCGTACCTGGAGCTCAAGCTCATCGTGACGTTGCTGGTATGGAATTTTGAGTTCCTGAAATTGCctgccgagctcgaggacgatggcTTGACGGAGGGGCTCTTTACGAAGCCCAAGTCGAGCTTGGTGAGTCTGAAGGCGATAACGGGATGA
- a CDS encoding Putative glycoside hydrolase, family 28, pectin lyase/virulence factor, which translates to MVAPTLLGGLLAAAAAALIPLTHAAGTSSAAPKRPDIKPAPFHPGRPFPASAPRTKTCAVKAGANGSDDATAIFQAFKDCNNGGTVVLDSVYNVCSPLDLTFLNAVDVAITGTVNFCDDIDHWLPRTFKYTFQLSSSMWKFGGKDVNIYGNGVGTLNGNGQKWYDRFASNATLERPILLVTDGLHGGSITGLNMVNSPQWFNLIANSTDVLISDITIKVGSTSKNPAKNTDGWDTYRSDSVVIQNSHIDNGDDCVSFKPNSTNIVVQNLVCNGSHGISVGSLGQYVGTFDIVENLYVYNTTMSNASDAARIKVWPGIDTPFQPSLSGGGGSGYVKNVTYDGFHQSNNDNAITIDQCYGQKNQTLCNEYPSNMTISDIYFKNFDGTASSKNDPRVGTLVCSSPSKCVNINASKINIKTPSGKNPQWLCVNLDTGLLDINCVAKVTKG; encoded by the exons ATGGTTGCTCCAACCCTCCTCggtggcctcctcgccgccgccgccgccgcccttaTTCCCCTTACCCACGCCGCAGGGACCTCGAGCGCCGCCCCCAAGCGCCCAGACATCAAGCCCGCGCCCTTTCACCCGGGCCGCCCCTTCCCAGCCTCGGCCCCGAGGACCAAGACGTGCGCCGTTAAggccggcgccaacggcaGCGATGACGCCACCGCCATCTTCCAGGCCTTCAAGGACTGCAAcaacggcggcaccgtcgttCTCGACTCCGTCTATAACGTCTGCTCGCCCCTCGACCTGACTTTTCTgaacgccgtcgacgtcgccatcaccggcACCGTCAACTTTTGCGATGACATTGACCACTGGCTGCCTCGCACCTTTAAGTACACCTTCCagctgtcgtcgtccatgtgGAAGTTTGGCGGCAAAGACGTCAACATCTATGGAAACGGTGTCGGCACGCTCAACGGAAACGGCCAGAAATGGTACGACCGGTTCGCCTCCAACGCCACCCTCGAGAGGCCCATCTTGCTTGTCACCGATGGCCTGCACGGAGGCTCCATCACCGGCCTGAACATGGTCAACTCGCCTCAG TGGTTCAATCTCATCGCCAACAGCACCGACGTGCTCATCTCGGACATCACCATCAAGGTCGGCTCGACCTCCAAGAACCCGGCCAAGAACACGGACGGCTGGGACACGTACCGCTCCGACTCGGTCGTCATTCAAAATTCCCAcatcgacaacggcgacgactGCGTCTCCTTCAAGCCCAACTCGACAaacatcgtcgtccagaACCTCGTCTGCAACGGCTCCCACGGCATCTCCGTCGGCTCCCTCGGCCAGTACGTCGGCACCTTTGACATCGTCGAGAACCTCTACGTCTACAACACGACCATGTCCAACGCCTCCGACGCTGCCCGCATCAAGGTCTGGCCCGGAATCGACACCCCCTTCCAACCCTCgctctcgggcggcggcggctcgggcTACGTCAAGAACGTCACCTACGACGGCTTCCACCAGtccaacaacgacaacgccatcaccatcgatCAGTGCTACGGCCAGAAGAACCAGACCCTTTGCAACGAGTACCCG TCCAACATGACCATTAGCGATATCTACTTCAAGAACTTTGACggcaccgcctcctccaagaACGATCCTCGCGTCGGAACCCTCGTATGCAGCAGCCCCTCG AAATGCGTCAACATCAACGCCTCCAAGATCAATATCAAGACCCCGAGCGGCAAGAACCCTCAGTGGTTGTGCGTCAACCTGGAcaccggcctcctcgacatcaactGCGTGGCCAAGGTGACCAAGGGCTAG
- a CDS encoding Putative pectinesterase, catalytic, pectin lyase/virulence factor, which yields MKISTPLSLLFGALASWPSLAAAATPSGPATTYAACQKKTCNNPFDGCPPNTLFVSKSSRHANFTTIQAAIASLPNNTTPYFILIAPGNYTEQLNVTRSGPLTLLGMTDDPASGLLYSDVNPDTTASNANEVQVWWNAANHNVAFPDNAYTSVLTVGPNLNATLTGSGPTGFPVPEDTPFGCTDFRAYNIDFRNDEYPFSNGPAHAVGVSRANAGFYSCGLYSYQDTLYVGKLGNAYFYDNVIAGQTDFLYGFGTAYIQNSTLSLRNCGGGITAWKGTNTTFDNKYGVYISDSQAIAANASIAQTIRGACPLGRPWNAQHRSIFMESYFDASIKPQGYIQWGATDNRINNYTFMAVYDDRGPGWTPAQMAASNITKVLDAAAVKPYRNPVDVFQTAEGTFGFVSWIDQSVLRTA from the exons ATGAAGATATCGAcgcccctttccctcctcttcgggGCCCTCGCCTCCTGGCCatctctcgccgccgccgcgaccccTTCGGGCCCGGCCACGACATACGCGGCATGCCAGAAGAAGACGTGCAACAATCCCTTCGACGGGTGTCCCCCAAACACCCTCTTCGTCAGCAAGTCTTCGCGCCACGCAAACTTCACCACCatccaggccgccatcgcctcccttcccaacaacaccaccccctacttcatcctcatcgccccCGGAAACTACACCGAGCAGCTCAATGTCACCCGCTCGGGGCCCTTGACCCTGCTGGGCATGACCGACGACCCAGCCTCGGGACTCCTGTACTCGGACGTGAACCCCGACACCACCGCCTCCAACGCCAACGAGGTTCAGGTGTGGTGGAACGCCGCCAACCACAACGTCGCCTTCCCGGATAACGCCTACACGAGCGTGTTGACCGTCGGCCCCAACCTCAACGCCACCCTGACCGGTTCCGGCCCCACCGGCTTCCCCGTGCCCGAGGACACCCCCTTCGGCTGCACAGACTTCCGCGCCTACAACATCGACTTCCGCAACGACGAGTACCCCTTCTCCAACGGGCCCgcccacgccgtcggcgtcagcAGGGCCAACGCCGGCTTCTACTCGTGCGGCCTCTACAGCTACCAGGACACCCTCTACGTCGGCAAACTGGGTAACGCCTACTTCTACGACAacgtcatcgccggccagACCGACTTCCTCTACGGCTTCGGCACCGCCTACATTCAGAATTCCACACTCTCTCTGCGCAACTGCGGTGGCGGCATCACCGCCTGGAAGG GCACAAACACGACCTTTGACAACAAGTACGGCGTCTACATCTCAGACTcccaggccatcgccgccaacgcctccatcgcccagACCATCCGCGGCGCCTGCCCCCTCGGCCGGCCCTGGAACGCCCAGCACCGCTCCATCTTCATGGAGTCCTACTTCGACGCGAGCATCAAGCCCCAGGGCTACATCCAATGGGGCGCCACCGACAACCGCATCAATAACTACACCTTCATGGCCGTCTACGACGACCGCGGCCCGGGATGGACCCCCGCCCAGATGGCCGCCAGCAACATCACAAAGgtcctcgatgccgccgccgtcaagcccTACAGGAAccccgtcgacgtcttccagACCGCCGAGGGCACGTTTGGCTTCGTCTCGTGGATCGATCAGAGTGTATTGAGAACGGCGTGA
- a CDS encoding Putative C-5 cytosine methyltransferase encodes MPAFQRSGGSPQDAIDLECDEPAFSERDRCAADFERRVHEYQPQSRNNSFHTEASSIDELKDEDIASEELAGFIDLTIDDDPVFVRSRKRRPNTAPLAPVLQHEKITIDGSFAIKRNKLFELDPERIPKSTIESHFMLVTAITENLWTHEVTIRGLPFTRSRTLMAKLPRKLNEIFAVYELEEDDGRAPEDQACIEVPISALLRPRTLHLTNAPYPHHRYEAKAFHSREAVENEGTLVCRWKFYVHYRNSNNKRDRKGHHWSLERIRDHEVIRDEYKVREEDLRENWRGQTIRGGSRIPEAQGSVAGFAAYKQQYTVFDSFCGAGGFSRGAERAGLYVEHAIDHWEKACETYRLNFPNTNLFEMSIDELMLASKNTQMRTDILHLSPPCQTWSPAHTVAGANDEANIASLFACRSLVEKVRPRIFTLEQTFGIMQACHDPFFCSLVGGFTELGYSVTWKIVHLQTWGLPQTRKRLIMIGACPGEKLPPFPSATHSETGAGGLSKYVTIRQALSKINATSTYHNPEEEVKDTLPAGSVVSDPDQILRRCVTCSGGQNMHWSNKRAYTVREFAGLQGFPVWHQFADAPKSALKKQIGNAFPACVVRLLCEHLKKHLLVEDGLAPAQEMRSSIGGRELVFVSEAPRREDRSADLSPGVPDLGRSRNDAIMLDDDVVLDDDLQISIKYDHDYDVEMSDVSSAPATPNTPKTPATPETPYTWRSRSRSRTMSLRGTPEPRSTGGSKDMPIVFDD; translated from the coding sequence ATGCCAGCCTTCCAGCGTTCTGGCGGCAGTCCCCAAGACGCTATCGACCTTGAATGTGACGAGCCCGCGTTttcagagagagatcgatgcgctgccgactttgaacgtcgaGTTCAcgagtaccagcctcaaagcagaAACAACTCGTTTCATACCGAGGCCAGTAGCATCGACGAGTTGAAGGATGAAGACATTGCCAGCGAAGAACTTGCAGGCTTTATCGACCTCACCATTGACGACGATCCTGTTTTCGTTCGTTCGCGAAAGCGCCGCCCGAACACTGCGCCACTAGCCCCCGTACTCCAACATGAAAAGATCACGATTGACGGCAGCTTCGCGATTAAGCGGAACAAGCTCTTCGAACTAGATCCGGAACGCATCCCAAAATCAACTATCGAGAGTCACTTCATGCTGGTCACTGCTATTACCGAGAACCTCTGGACGCACGAGGTTACGATTCGAGGACTGCCTTTTACACGGTCTCGTACGCTGATGGCAAAGTTGCCGCGCAAACTGAACGAAATCTTTGCAGTCTACGAGcttgaggaggacgacggccgcgcCCCGGAGGATCAAGCATGCATCGAGGTCCCCATTTCCGCGCTTCTGAGGCCTCGAACTCTTCACCTTACCAACGCGCCCTACCCCCATCATCGATACGAAGCAAAAGCTTTCCACAGTCGCGAGGCAGTTGAGAACGAGGGCACACTGGTCTGCCGCTGGAAGTTTTACGTTCATTATCGCAACTCCAACAACAAGAGGGACCGCAAGGGACACCACTGGTCCCTTGAGCGAATCAGGGATCACGAGGTCATTCGGGACGAGTACAAAGTTCGGGAGGAGGACCTCAGAGAGAATTGGAGAGGGCAGACAATTCGGGGTGGTTCCCGCATTCCCGAGGCCCAAGGATCGGTGGCTGGATTCGCTGCGTACAAGCAGCAATACACAGTCTTCGACTCGTTCTGCGGTGCCGGTGGGTTCTCTCGTGGAGCAGAGCGCGCCGGACTTTACGTCGAGCATGCCATTGATCACTGGGAGAAGGCTTGCGAAACGTACCGTCTCAACTTTCCGAACACCAATCTCTTCGAGATGTCCATTGATGAGCTCATGCTGGCGTCAAAGAATACTCAGATGCGTACCGACATCCTGCACCTGTCTCCTCCCTGTCAGACATGGTCGCCTGCGCACACAGTCGCAGGTGCTAACGACGAGGCGAACATTGCCTCTTTGTTTGCTTGCAGAAGCCTTGTCGAAAAGGTACGGCCTCGTATTTTTACCCTGGAACAGACTTTCGGCATTATGCAGGCCTGTCACGATCCGTTCTTCTGCTCTCTCGTGGGGGGATTCACGGAGCTCGGCTATTCGGTCACCTGGAAGATTGTCCATCTTCAGACTTGGGGTCTACCCCAAACCCGGAAAAGATTGATCATGATTGGGGCATGCCCGGGAGAGAAGcttcccccttttccatccGCGACTCACTCGGAGACTGGTGCCGGTGGCTTGTCGAAGTATGTCACAATCCGTCAGGCACTGTCAAAGATCAATGCCACGTCGACCTATCATAATCCTGAGGAGGAAGTCAAAGACACACTGCCTGCCGGATCAGTCGTGAGCGACCCGGACCAGATCCTTCGCAGATGCGTGACCTGCTCGGGCGGTCAGAATATGCACTGGTCAAATAAGAGAGCCTACACAGTCCGCGAATTTGCCGGTCTTCAGGGGTTCCCGGTCTGGCACCAATTCGCCGACGCGCCCAAGTCAGCCTTGAAGAAACAGATCGGAAACGCCTTCCCGGCTTGCGTGGTGAGACTACTATGTGAACATCTGAAGAAACACCTCCTCGTTgaggacggcctcgccccTGCGCAGGAGATGCGAAGCAgcatcggcggccgggagTTGGTTTTCGTATCGGAAGCCCCGCGTCGCGAAGATCGGTCTGCTGATCTCTCGCCGGGCGTCCCGGACCTGGGACGTTCACGGAATGACGCTATTATGTTGGACGACGATGTTGTGTTGGACGATGATCTTCAAATCAGTATTAAGTATGACCATGATTACGATGTCGAGATGAGTGACGTGTCTAGCGCACCAGCCACTCCCAATACACCCAAGACACCAGCCACTCCAGAAACTCCATACACATGGCGGTCACGCTCGCGCTCGAGAACCATGTCACTCAGAGGCACCCCCGAGCCTAGGTCAACTGGCGGCAGCAAGGATATGCCTATTGTCTTTGATGATTAG